A single window of Inediibacterium massiliense DNA harbors:
- a CDS encoding lectin like domain-containing protein, producing MIRKNRKILIVIACSCIFTLTAQLGISYGDTALPKKYDLREENRVTAVRDQGKVNGCWAFAALSSLESNMKDKNIDIDFSENHMMTHHGFDLKPTDGGNIYMAVAYLASFKGPVLEEKDPYLGTPIKREIYGEDAQIKDVIFIPKRKDFKDNEKIKKAIHTYGAVYTNIKWDDDYYNKEKKAYGSTSKLKGYDHTVTIIGWDDDYPKENFKSNEIYGDGAFLCKNSWGTSFGDEGYFYISYYDFNIGDTENAVFVGREKQYDNIYQYDPLGQTTEYGFGMDTAWFSNIFEAKASNEKLSGVSFYTRGEESEYEIWICRNFEDIHSFSTKEKIKSGKIDSMGYHTISIDSIELSKNEKFAVIVKLITKGSKDPIAIESPKGFKSSKARSNQGESYISTEGNDWKDITFYEPNTNVCLKAFTNGGEKVHVKRNLWIEKIDSISFSNGEEAFLKLKIKNEGNQSEKVALMVGLYDENNKMVNHSYINEEIKPNEEIKLSSSVYVPEKGKYTARGFVWDDSDHGISYNRNPIEITIQ from the coding sequence ATGATAAGAAAAAATAGGAAGATACTGATTGTAATTGCATGTAGCTGTATTTTTACACTGACTGCTCAACTAGGTATTTCTTACGGAGATACAGCTTTGCCTAAAAAGTATGATTTAAGAGAAGAAAATAGAGTAACAGCAGTAAGGGATCAAGGAAAGGTGAATGGATGCTGGGCTTTTGCAGCCCTCTCTTCCCTAGAATCCAATATGAAGGATAAGAATATAGACATAGATTTTTCAGAAAACCATATGATGACCCATCATGGTTTTGATTTAAAACCTACCGATGGAGGAAATATTTATATGGCTGTAGCTTACCTTGCAAGTTTTAAAGGACCTGTCCTAGAAGAAAAAGATCCGTACTTGGGAACTCCTATTAAAAGAGAAATATATGGAGAAGATGCTCAAATTAAAGATGTAATATTTATCCCTAAAAGAAAGGATTTTAAAGATAACGAAAAAATAAAAAAAGCAATCCACACTTATGGAGCGGTTTATACAAATATAAAATGGGATGATGATTATTATAATAAAGAAAAAAAAGCTTATGGAAGTACTAGCAAATTAAAAGGATATGACCATACAGTAACCATAATAGGATGGGATGATGATTATCCAAAGGAAAATTTTAAAAGCAATGAAATATATGGAGACGGAGCATTTTTATGTAAAAACAGCTGGGGAACAAGCTTTGGAGATGAAGGGTATTTTTATATCTCTTATTATGATTTTAATATAGGAGATACTGAAAACGCAGTTTTTGTAGGAAGAGAAAAACAATATGACAATATTTATCAATATGACCCATTAGGACAAACTACAGAATATGGTTTTGGAATGGATACAGCCTGGTTCTCTAATATATTTGAAGCTAAAGCTTCAAATGAAAAATTAAGTGGAGTAAGTTTTTATACTAGAGGAGAAGAATCAGAATATGAAATTTGGATATGCAGAAATTTTGAAGATATCCATTCTTTTTCAACAAAAGAAAAAATCAAAAGTGGAAAAATAGATTCTATGGGTTACCATACGATTTCTATAGACTCTATTGAACTTTCTAAAAATGAGAAATTCGCAGTGATTGTAAAATTAATAACAAAAGGGAGCAAGGATCCTATAGCCATAGAAAGTCCTAAGGGATTTAAGTCTAGTAAAGCAAGATCAAACCAAGGAGAAAGTTATATTAGTACAGAAGGAAATGATTGGAAAGATATAACTTTCTATGAACCCAATACAAATGTTTGTTTGAAAGCTTTTACCAATGGAGGAGAAAAGGTTCATGTAAAAAGAAATTTATGGATAGAGAAAATAGATTCAATAAGTTTTTCAAATGGAGAGGAAGCTTTCTTAAAATTGAAAATAAAAAATGAAGGAAATCAGTCAGAGAAAGTAGCTTTAATGGTGGGATTATATGATGAAAATAATAAAATGGTAAATCATAGCTATATTAATGAAGAAATAAAACCTAATGAAGAAATAAAATTGTCTTCATCTGTATATGTTCCAGAGAAAGGGAAATATACAGCAAGAGGCTTTGTATGGGATGATTCAGACCATGGTATTTCTTATAATAGAAATCCTATAGAAATAACTATACAATAG
- a CDS encoding Ig-like domain-containing protein produces the protein MNKRVMSVLLMIVLLCSGIPFDFVYGQTDHEEDMFIEDQESKIEQKEIGAGESIKEIDNQSKYEKHIAFRSEPKKTEIKVGETISLYAMVVDDEGNEDTYWDDLDGDVPSYTKYSWSSEDEKIAIAKGEQWEEDTGNITGISAGKVKIKIESKDCKNCEAKEIEITVIDDRPKYERHIAFRSKPKKTEIKVGETISLYAMVVDDEGNEDTYWDDLDGDVPSYTKYSWSSEDEKIATAKAGQWEEDTGNITGISVGKVKIKIESKDCKNCEPKEIEITVVEDEPIQEVGEIDHINISLDQDIKEIECGRNIKVNVIAKDKNKKEIKNPQIKWSIEPVDIVTIDEQYIIHTLKEGDVSIKAVTQSTDKEMIESNSITLEVTKSKTREEKIQEAIEELTIRYKNPTFYGSEYTLSKYVGELALSLRYSGMDIEEINNTKRIFPTDAGTYDLLNTSKNIMTLIAVNEDPKKEIEKILDDSFVFYEDIDENKEDKLVYAIIALDMTNAKYDSEKAVKALIHKIKKDDNGNFYFERYENPDMELTAKAMIAFSKHKDIDGAVDAINGIKKFFKSAQSESGLIKEETSFSNQESCLITSAVIQGIIAIGESPLDEYWRIQDQYKNQNNLVDAMLMCRDGQRFKSSFNGSVADIQTNAAMGALVDLKAQASMYHNIKYVKEGAPSRIEIKSNESVVLTEGDQLQIKAIVYDEQNYQIKNPVVLWESSDLTKATVENGVIRALAEGTVKIKAYLENNKEISDEIIIQIQSGISDEVLKQRVKEEIEFLKGYYKEYNQYEFLAAPAAITAGMDKEMIQKKIYRYSRPTALQYARMIIAVRGSGQDPRKDEFKKDTFKNYVDLLRAHQIKDGENKGQFIINESMDSKNIETLACCIMALDMVDADYNKEEAVKALLCLMNVSNKENVSGYEEIKSEALALTALAKHKDIGGVEEKINEWIEYIKKQQNEDGGFDANGGYFKNSPITTGTVIQGLIANGINPLYDKVWMKNKKTMLDSMLKSKFVSPTGDLKNSGFCQGEGLDFKNEKATYNAFAALVDMYENKSMFEIHSIKYDESIQPKDVATVSILKPKNDKILIGQELKLQLVAFDDQYNWIENPSIVWSSSDEDIASVKNGVVNGKKTGNVTITATVEGTTIKNEMHLSVEDLEIKNVKIQCNKNKIRKDDVILLSANSFDKIGNEIKGVKCIWSVDNENVANIYEEEGKIYLKALSTGKVVIKAVLEENKNVCESISIDIINKKSAQVKVRVEGLKDIIVPEIELEIDNFDMALYGNGNSVLKEAPTAMNALIKALKSKDIDCTDKNKFDAGMDLSILSNINGLKEGQEGPNSGWMYYINNQYVNDYFVNTTIKDGDSICVFYVKDYQKQSYSYFDKTQVVVQPNEEFTLNLKTYISTDMTNREKTNVKNAQILVNQKPYMINGENITTDHLGNATLRFDKEGEYMIGAVYEDESLNIVAAYCKVKVTNDVKNNKLEWSLLNQEDFHCGEEVKLRMKVKNKGIQSSNMICVIQLIDENNKVLKGSSIEKELLDGEETILSPGFAIPDCGEYKIKVFLTDEKIDLSKPVKVISIN, from the coding sequence ATGAATAAACGAGTAATGAGTGTTTTATTGATGATTGTTTTATTATGTAGTGGAATACCCTTTGATTTTGTATATGGACAAACAGATCATGAAGAAGATATGTTCATAGAAGATCAAGAAAGTAAAATTGAACAAAAAGAAATAGGGGCAGGAGAAAGTATAAAAGAAATTGATAACCAATCCAAATATGAAAAGCATATAGCTTTTAGAAGTGAACCAAAAAAAACAGAAATAAAAGTAGGAGAAACAATAAGCTTATATGCAATGGTAGTAGATGATGAAGGAAATGAAGATACGTACTGGGATGATTTAGATGGAGATGTACCAAGTTATACAAAATATAGCTGGAGCAGTGAAGATGAAAAGATAGCGATAGCCAAGGGAGAACAATGGGAGGAAGATACAGGAAATATAACGGGAATCAGTGCTGGAAAAGTAAAAATAAAAATAGAAAGCAAAGACTGTAAAAATTGTGAGGCAAAGGAAATAGAAATTACAGTAATTGATGACAGACCTAAATATGAAAGACACATAGCATTTAGAAGTAAGCCAAAAAAAACAGAAATAAAAGTAGGAGAAACAATAAGCTTATATGCAATGGTAGTAGATGATGAAGGAAATGAAGATACGTACTGGGATGATTTAGATGGAGATGTACCAAGTTATACAAAATATAGCTGGAGCAGTGAAGATGAAAAAATAGCAACAGCCAAGGCAGGCCAATGGGAGGAAGATACAGGAAATATAACGGGAATCAGTGTTGGAAAAGTAAAAATAAAAATAGAAAGCAAAGACTGTAAAAATTGTGAGCCAAAGGAAATAGAAATTACAGTAGTAGAGGATGAACCTATTCAAGAAGTTGGAGAGATAGATCATATAAATATTTCTTTAGATCAAGATATAAAAGAAATAGAATGTGGAAGAAATATTAAAGTAAATGTTATAGCTAAAGATAAAAATAAAAAAGAAATAAAAAATCCACAAATAAAATGGAGTATAGAACCTGTAGATATTGTAACAATAGATGAACAGTATATAATACATACCCTAAAAGAGGGAGATGTAAGCATTAAGGCTGTGACTCAAAGTACAGATAAAGAAATGATAGAAAGCAATAGTATTACATTGGAAGTTACAAAATCAAAAACAAGAGAAGAAAAGATTCAAGAAGCTATAGAGGAGCTTACAATACGATATAAAAATCCAACCTTTTATGGATCCGAATATACTTTAAGCAAATATGTAGGAGAATTGGCATTATCACTAAGATATTCAGGTATGGATATAGAGGAAATTAACAATACAAAAAGGATATTTCCAACAGATGCAGGAACATATGACCTTTTAAATACTTCAAAAAATATTATGACTCTTATTGCAGTGAATGAAGATCCCAAAAAAGAGATAGAAAAAATACTTGATGATTCATTTGTCTTTTATGAAGATATAGATGAAAACAAAGAAGATAAACTTGTTTATGCTATTATTGCTTTAGACATGACTAATGCAAAATATGATTCAGAAAAAGCTGTAAAAGCTTTAATACATAAAATAAAAAAAGATGATAATGGAAATTTCTATTTTGAAAGATATGAAAATCCAGATATGGAGTTAACAGCAAAAGCAATGATTGCATTTTCAAAACATAAAGATATAGATGGTGCGGTAGATGCCATTAATGGTATAAAAAAGTTTTTCAAAAGTGCACAAAGTGAATCGGGATTAATAAAAGAAGAAACTTCCTTTTCAAATCAAGAAAGCTGTTTGATTACAAGTGCAGTGATTCAGGGAATCATAGCAATAGGAGAGAGTCCTTTAGACGAATATTGGAGGATACAAGATCAGTATAAAAATCAAAATAATTTAGTAGATGCAATGCTTATGTGTAGAGATGGACAAAGATTTAAAAGTTCATTTAATGGAAGCGTAGCAGATATTCAAACAAATGCAGCTATGGGGGCTTTGGTAGATCTAAAGGCACAGGCTTCTATGTATCATAATATTAAATATGTAAAAGAAGGAGCTCCTTCTAGAATAGAAATAAAAAGTAACGAGTCGGTTGTATTAACAGAAGGAGATCAATTACAAATCAAAGCTATTGTATATGATGAACAAAATTATCAAATAAAAAATCCAGTTGTTTTATGGGAAAGCAGTGATTTAACAAAAGCAACAGTAGAAAATGGAGTCATAAGAGCTTTAGCAGAAGGAACTGTAAAAATAAAGGCGTATTTAGAAAATAATAAAGAAATATCAGATGAAATTATAATTCAGATCCAATCAGGAATATCTGATGAAGTTTTAAAACAAAGAGTTAAAGAGGAAATAGAATTTTTAAAAGGTTATTATAAAGAATATAATCAGTATGAATTTTTAGCAGCTCCAGCAGCGATAACAGCAGGAATGGACAAAGAAATGATTCAAAAGAAGATATATAGATATTCAAGACCTACGGCTCTTCAATATGCAAGAATGATTATTGCGGTTAGGGGAAGTGGGCAAGATCCTAGAAAAGATGAATTTAAAAAAGATACATTTAAGAATTATGTAGACCTATTAAGGGCACATCAAATCAAAGATGGTGAAAATAAGGGACAGTTCATTATTAATGAATCTATGGATTCTAAAAACATTGAAACACTAGCTTGTTGTATTATGGCGCTAGATATGGTAGATGCAGATTACAATAAAGAAGAAGCTGTAAAAGCATTGTTATGTTTAATGAATGTATCTAATAAAGAGAATGTTTCAGGATATGAAGAAATAAAATCAGAGGCGTTGGCTTTAACGGCATTGGCAAAGCATAAGGATATAGGTGGGGTTGAGGAAAAAATAAATGAGTGGATAGAGTATATCAAAAAACAACAAAATGAAGATGGTGGATTTGATGCAAATGGAGGATATTTTAAAAATAGTCCAATCACAACAGGAACTGTGATCCAAGGGTTAATTGCTAATGGTATCAATCCCCTTTATGATAAAGTATGGATGAAAAATAAAAAAACAATGTTAGATAGTATGTTAAAAAGTAAGTTTGTATCTCCTACAGGAGATTTAAAAAATTCAGGATTTTGTCAAGGAGAAGGATTAGATTTTAAAAATGAGAAAGCTACTTATAATGCTTTTGCAGCATTAGTGGATATGTATGAAAATAAATCTATGTTTGAAATTCATTCTATCAAATATGATGAAAGTATTCAGCCAAAAGATGTGGCTACCGTTTCTATATTAAAACCAAAGAATGATAAAATTTTGATAGGACAAGAGCTCAAGCTACAATTAGTTGCTTTTGACGATCAATATAATTGGATAGAGAATCCTTCTATTGTATGGTCCTCTTCTGATGAAGATATAGCCAGTGTAAAAAATGGGGTAGTTAATGGAAAAAAAACAGGAAATGTAACCATTACGGCCACTGTAGAAGGTACAACTATAAAAAATGAGATGCATTTAAGTGTAGAAGATTTGGAAATAAAAAATGTAAAAATACAATGTAATAAAAATAAAATAAGAAAAGATGATGTTATTTTATTAAGTGCAAATTCCTTTGATAAAATAGGCAATGAAATAAAAGGAGTAAAATGTATTTGGTCTGTAGATAATGAAAATGTTGCAAACATATATGAAGAAGAAGGAAAAATATATCTTAAGGCTTTATCTACAGGAAAAGTAGTGATAAAAGCTGTTTTAGAGGAAAATAAAAATGTTTGTGAGTCTATTTCGATAGATATTATCAATAAAAAATCAGCTCAGGTAAAGGTCAGAGTAGAAGGACTAAAAGATATCATCGTACCAGAAATTGAATTAGAAATAGATAATTTTGATATGGCTTTATATGGAAATGGAAACTCTGTTTTAAAAGAAGCTCCAACAGCTATGAATGCTCTTATAAAAGCTCTAAAGAGTAAAGATATAGATTGTACGGATAAAAATAAATTTGATGCAGGAATGGATCTATCTATTTTATCAAATATCAATGGATTAAAAGAAGGACAAGAAGGACCTAATAGTGGATGGATGTATTATATCAATAATCAATATGTAAATGACTATTTTGTAAATACAACCATAAAGGATGGAGATTCTATATGTGTATTTTATGTGAAGGATTATCAAAAACAATCTTATTCTTATTTTGATAAAACACAAGTTGTTGTTCAACCTAATGAAGAATTTACTTTGAATTTAAAGACATATATAAGTACAGATATGACAAATCGTGAAAAAACAAATGTAAAAAATGCTCAAATTCTAGTCAATCAAAAGCCTTATATGATCAATGGAGAAAATATAACAACAGATCATCTTGGAAATGCTACATTAAGATTTGATAAAGAAGGAGAATATATGATTGGTGCAGTTTATGAGGATGAAAGCTTAAATATTGTTGCAGCTTATTGTAAAGTAAAAGTTACAAATGATGTAAAAAATAATAAATTAGAATGGAGTTTATTAAATCAAGAGGATTTTCATTGTGGAGAAGAAGTAAAACTAAGAATGAAAGTAAAGAATAAAGGAATACAATCTAGCAATATGATTTGTGTCATTCAATTAATAGATGAAAACAATAAAGTATTAAAGGGAAGTAGTATAGAAAAAGAATTATTAGATGGAGAAGAAACGATTTTATCTCCTGGATTTGCTATTCCTGATTGTGGAGAATATAAAATAAAAGTATTTTTGACAGATGAAAAAATAGACCTATCCAAACCAGTAAAAGTGATAAGTATCAACTAA